In the Salmo trutta chromosome 33, fSalTru1.1, whole genome shotgun sequence genome, one interval contains:
- the znf513b gene encoding zinc finger protein 513 isoform X3, whose protein sequence is MPRRKQSNPQPVKLDGVECDPGCLVLDSDFLLSGELCEFDDTEIMGLDRDTGMTVFSLSDDGTSLPAPGDSAFPAFLSCKGCRQLMGADLDLGAGLDLGAGLYCLSCEEGLQSESHTAMEDTSQGEESTPAVQSCGGKDRKRKRSKAGDEEVCMKLYTCSLCSFSSRYSNHLKRHMRTHDGEKPYRCPHCPYASTQRVNLQRHTRTHTGEKPYLCNACSYACSSLGNLRRHQRSHSQETQPRPQRTHTLKRRSRRKHTHRENSEDAVLSDLTVCVREDSDFLQSLGGVASPSSPRLPPSAPLPDLLFPLCCRSCGLTLEGEAEGRGQMCSQCSEFVLSKDIGSSSPTDRDTPGDTDSHTVQPGASKLYRCPLCPFLSLYPNHLARHAHTHSGEKPHRCPQCPYASAHLDNLKRHLRVHTGEKPYRCPQCSYACGNLANLRRHERIHSGAKPFHCSVCGYSCNQSMNLKRHMLRHTGEKPYGCAECDYTTGHWDNYKRHQRKHGHNTHSWDKHTHQDTTADSNTQH, encoded by the exons ATGCCGAGGAGAAAACAATCGAACCCACAGCCCGTCAAAT taGACGGTGTGGAGTGTGATCCAGGATGCCTGGTTCTGGACAGTGACTTCCTGCTTAGTGGAGAGCTCTGTGAGTTTGATGACACAGAGATCATGGGGCTGGACAGAGAcacag GTATGACAGTGTTCTCTCTAAGTGATGACGGCACCAGCCTTCCAGCTCCGGGTGACTCAGCTTTCCCAGCATTCCTCTCCTGTAAGGGGTGTCGCCAATTGATGGGGGCTGACCTTGACCTGGGAGCGGGACTTGACTTGGGGGCGGGACTCTACTGCCTGAGCTGCGAAGAGGGCCTCCAATCAGAATCACACACAGCCATGGAGGATACCTCACAGGGGGAGGAGTCAACCCCGGCTGTCCAATCCTGTGGGGgaaaggacaggaagaggaagaggagtaaGGCGGGTGATGAAGAAGTCTGTATGAAGCTGTACACGTGTTCTCTGTGTAGTTTCTCCTCTCGCTACTCCAACCATCTAAAACGCCACATGAGAACCCATGATGGAGAGAAGCCCTACCGCTGTCCCCACTGCCCCTACGCCTCCACACAGAGGGTCAACctgcagagacacacacgcacacacaccgggGAGAAGCCCTACCTCTGCAACGCCTGCAGCTATGCCTGTAGTTCCCTGGGAAACCTGCGGAGGCACCAGCGCTCGCACAGCCAGGAGACTCAGCCCCGGccgcaacgcacacacacactgaagagacGCAGCAgacgaaaacacacacacagagaaaatagTGAAG atgcCGTTTTGTCAGacctgacagtgtgtgtgagggaggacTCTGATTTCCTCCAGTCCCTAGGGGGGGTagcctctccatcctccccccgTCTACCCCCCTCCGCCCCTCTCCCtgacctcctcttccccctctgctGTCGTTCCTGTGGCCTCACcctggaaggagaggcggaggGCAGAGGACAGATGTGTAGTCAATGTTCTGAGTTTGTCCTCTCTAAGGATATAGGCTCCTCCAGccccacagacagagacacacctggtgacacagactcacacacagtcCAGCCGGGGGCCAGTAAGCTGTACCGCTGCCCTCTCtgccccttcctctccctctaccccaacCACCTGGCCCGACACGCCCACACCCACAGCGGGGAGAAGCCCCACCGCTGTCCCCAGTGCCCCTACGCCTCGGCCCACCTGGACAACCTGAAACGCCACCTccgggtccacacaggggagaagccctaCCGCTGTCCCCAGTGCTCTTACGCCTGCGGGAACCTGGCCAATCTGAGGCGCCATGAGAGGATTCACTCTGGAGCCAAGCCGTTCCACTGCTCTGTGTGTGGCTACAGCTGTAACCAGAGTATGAACCTGAAGAGACACATGCTGAgacacacgggagagaagccgTACGGCTGTGCTGAGTGTGACTACACCACGGGACACTGGGACAACTACAAACGCCACCAGAGGAAACacggacacaacacacacagctgggacaaacacacacaccaggacactACAGCAGACAGCAACACAcagcactga
- the znf513b gene encoding zinc finger protein 513 isoform X2: protein MPRRKQSNPQPVKYGVECDPGCLVLDSDFLLSGELCEFDDTEIMGLDRDTEASWDPSEVGTADLPTSVCREQFGLHTNMAHLWKGMTVFSLSDDGTSLPAPGDSAFPAFLSCKGCRQLMGADLDLGAGLDLGAGLYCLSCEEGLQSESHTAMEDTSQGEESTPAVQSCGGKDRKRKRSKAGDEEVCMKLYTCSLCSFSSRYSNHLKRHMRTHDGEKPYRCPHCPYASTQRVNLQRHTRTHTGEKPYLCNACSYACSSLGNLRRHQRSHSQETQPRPQRTHTLKRRSRRKHTHRENSEDAVLSDLTVCVREDSDFLQSLGGVASPSSPRLPPSAPLPDLLFPLCCRSCGLTLEGEAEGRGQMCSQCSEFVLSKDIGSSSPTDRDTPGDTDSHTVQPGASKLYRCPLCPFLSLYPNHLARHAHTHSGEKPHRCPQCPYASAHLDNLKRHLRVHTGEKPYRCPQCSYACGNLANLRRHERIHSGAKPFHCSVCGYSCNQSMNLKRHMLRHTGEKPYGCAECDYTTGHWDNYKRHQRKHGHNTHSWDKHTHQDTTADSNTQH from the exons ATGCCGAGGAGAAAACAATCGAACCCACAGCCCGTCAAAT ACGGTGTGGAGTGTGATCCAGGATGCCTGGTTCTGGACAGTGACTTCCTGCTTAGTGGAGAGCTCTGTGAGTTTGATGACACAGAGATCATGGGGCTGGACAGAGAcacag AAGCGTCTTGGGAcccgtctgaagtcggtaccgcCGATCTGCCAACCTCTGTCTGTAGAGAACAGTTTGGGTTACACACTAATATGGCccatctgtggaaag GTATGACAGTGTTCTCTCTAAGTGATGACGGCACCAGCCTTCCAGCTCCGGGTGACTCAGCTTTCCCAGCATTCCTCTCCTGTAAGGGGTGTCGCCAATTGATGGGGGCTGACCTTGACCTGGGAGCGGGACTTGACTTGGGGGCGGGACTCTACTGCCTGAGCTGCGAAGAGGGCCTCCAATCAGAATCACACACAGCCATGGAGGATACCTCACAGGGGGAGGAGTCAACCCCGGCTGTCCAATCCTGTGGGGgaaaggacaggaagaggaagaggagtaaGGCGGGTGATGAAGAAGTCTGTATGAAGCTGTACACGTGTTCTCTGTGTAGTTTCTCCTCTCGCTACTCCAACCATCTAAAACGCCACATGAGAACCCATGATGGAGAGAAGCCCTACCGCTGTCCCCACTGCCCCTACGCCTCCACACAGAGGGTCAACctgcagagacacacacgcacacacaccgggGAGAAGCCCTACCTCTGCAACGCCTGCAGCTATGCCTGTAGTTCCCTGGGAAACCTGCGGAGGCACCAGCGCTCGCACAGCCAGGAGACTCAGCCCCGGccgcaacgcacacacacactgaagagacGCAGCAgacgaaaacacacacacagagaaaatagTGAAG atgcCGTTTTGTCAGacctgacagtgtgtgtgagggaggacTCTGATTTCCTCCAGTCCCTAGGGGGGGTagcctctccatcctccccccgTCTACCCCCCTCCGCCCCTCTCCCtgacctcctcttccccctctgctGTCGTTCCTGTGGCCTCACcctggaaggagaggcggaggGCAGAGGACAGATGTGTAGTCAATGTTCTGAGTTTGTCCTCTCTAAGGATATAGGCTCCTCCAGccccacagacagagacacacctggtgacacagactcacacacagtcCAGCCGGGGGCCAGTAAGCTGTACCGCTGCCCTCTCtgccccttcctctccctctaccccaacCACCTGGCCCGACACGCCCACACCCACAGCGGGGAGAAGCCCCACCGCTGTCCCCAGTGCCCCTACGCCTCGGCCCACCTGGACAACCTGAAACGCCACCTccgggtccacacaggggagaagccctaCCGCTGTCCCCAGTGCTCTTACGCCTGCGGGAACCTGGCCAATCTGAGGCGCCATGAGAGGATTCACTCTGGAGCCAAGCCGTTCCACTGCTCTGTGTGTGGCTACAGCTGTAACCAGAGTATGAACCTGAAGAGACACATGCTGAgacacacgggagagaagccgTACGGCTGTGCTGAGTGTGACTACACCACGGGACACTGGGACAACTACAAACGCCACCAGAGGAAACacggacacaacacacacagctgggacaaacacacacaccaggacactACAGCAGACAGCAACACAcagcactga
- the znf513b gene encoding zinc finger protein 513 isoform X1 codes for MPRRKQSNPQPVKLDGVECDPGCLVLDSDFLLSGELCEFDDTEIMGLDRDTEASWDPSEVGTADLPTSVCREQFGLHTNMAHLWKGMTVFSLSDDGTSLPAPGDSAFPAFLSCKGCRQLMGADLDLGAGLDLGAGLYCLSCEEGLQSESHTAMEDTSQGEESTPAVQSCGGKDRKRKRSKAGDEEVCMKLYTCSLCSFSSRYSNHLKRHMRTHDGEKPYRCPHCPYASTQRVNLQRHTRTHTGEKPYLCNACSYACSSLGNLRRHQRSHSQETQPRPQRTHTLKRRSRRKHTHRENSEDAVLSDLTVCVREDSDFLQSLGGVASPSSPRLPPSAPLPDLLFPLCCRSCGLTLEGEAEGRGQMCSQCSEFVLSKDIGSSSPTDRDTPGDTDSHTVQPGASKLYRCPLCPFLSLYPNHLARHAHTHSGEKPHRCPQCPYASAHLDNLKRHLRVHTGEKPYRCPQCSYACGNLANLRRHERIHSGAKPFHCSVCGYSCNQSMNLKRHMLRHTGEKPYGCAECDYTTGHWDNYKRHQRKHGHNTHSWDKHTHQDTTADSNTQH; via the exons ATGCCGAGGAGAAAACAATCGAACCCACAGCCCGTCAAAT taGACGGTGTGGAGTGTGATCCAGGATGCCTGGTTCTGGACAGTGACTTCCTGCTTAGTGGAGAGCTCTGTGAGTTTGATGACACAGAGATCATGGGGCTGGACAGAGAcacag AAGCGTCTTGGGAcccgtctgaagtcggtaccgcCGATCTGCCAACCTCTGTCTGTAGAGAACAGTTTGGGTTACACACTAATATGGCccatctgtggaaag GTATGACAGTGTTCTCTCTAAGTGATGACGGCACCAGCCTTCCAGCTCCGGGTGACTCAGCTTTCCCAGCATTCCTCTCCTGTAAGGGGTGTCGCCAATTGATGGGGGCTGACCTTGACCTGGGAGCGGGACTTGACTTGGGGGCGGGACTCTACTGCCTGAGCTGCGAAGAGGGCCTCCAATCAGAATCACACACAGCCATGGAGGATACCTCACAGGGGGAGGAGTCAACCCCGGCTGTCCAATCCTGTGGGGgaaaggacaggaagaggaagaggagtaaGGCGGGTGATGAAGAAGTCTGTATGAAGCTGTACACGTGTTCTCTGTGTAGTTTCTCCTCTCGCTACTCCAACCATCTAAAACGCCACATGAGAACCCATGATGGAGAGAAGCCCTACCGCTGTCCCCACTGCCCCTACGCCTCCACACAGAGGGTCAACctgcagagacacacacgcacacacaccgggGAGAAGCCCTACCTCTGCAACGCCTGCAGCTATGCCTGTAGTTCCCTGGGAAACCTGCGGAGGCACCAGCGCTCGCACAGCCAGGAGACTCAGCCCCGGccgcaacgcacacacacactgaagagacGCAGCAgacgaaaacacacacacagagaaaatagTGAAG atgcCGTTTTGTCAGacctgacagtgtgtgtgagggaggacTCTGATTTCCTCCAGTCCCTAGGGGGGGTagcctctccatcctccccccgTCTACCCCCCTCCGCCCCTCTCCCtgacctcctcttccccctctgctGTCGTTCCTGTGGCCTCACcctggaaggagaggcggaggGCAGAGGACAGATGTGTAGTCAATGTTCTGAGTTTGTCCTCTCTAAGGATATAGGCTCCTCCAGccccacagacagagacacacctggtgacacagactcacacacagtcCAGCCGGGGGCCAGTAAGCTGTACCGCTGCCCTCTCtgccccttcctctccctctaccccaacCACCTGGCCCGACACGCCCACACCCACAGCGGGGAGAAGCCCCACCGCTGTCCCCAGTGCCCCTACGCCTCGGCCCACCTGGACAACCTGAAACGCCACCTccgggtccacacaggggagaagccctaCCGCTGTCCCCAGTGCTCTTACGCCTGCGGGAACCTGGCCAATCTGAGGCGCCATGAGAGGATTCACTCTGGAGCCAAGCCGTTCCACTGCTCTGTGTGTGGCTACAGCTGTAACCAGAGTATGAACCTGAAGAGACACATGCTGAgacacacgggagagaagccgTACGGCTGTGCTGAGTGTGACTACACCACGGGACACTGGGACAACTACAAACGCCACCAGAGGAAACacggacacaacacacacagctgggacaaacacacacaccaggacactACAGCAGACAGCAACACAcagcactga